In one window of Nocardioides panacisoli DNA:
- a CDS encoding GNAT family N-acetyltransferase yields MRTSPPTSSVDIRPEVPADIDQIKAVVTAAFLLADHSAPPLRPGGPPAEVDLLNWLRNDAGWLPGLSLVATHGDQVVGHVVATRAHIGDAAALGLGPLSVHPDHQRTGVGNRLMRDLLLRAETAGETLVALLGDPTYCARFGFVPAQECRIEPPDPAWGDYFQVLPIGTGQHPTGRFAYAEPFDRL; encoded by the coding sequence ATGAGAACCAGCCCGCCCACCAGTTCAGTCGACATCCGCCCAGAGGTCCCCGCCGATATCGACCAGATTAAGGCAGTCGTGACCGCTGCTTTCCTTCTCGCGGATCACTCAGCCCCACCCCTCCGGCCGGGTGGGCCTCCTGCAGAGGTCGACTTACTGAACTGGCTGCGCAACGACGCGGGCTGGCTGCCGGGCTTGTCGCTCGTCGCCACCCACGGGGACCAGGTCGTCGGTCACGTCGTTGCCACCCGAGCACACATCGGTGATGCGGCCGCGCTCGGCCTGGGCCCACTCAGCGTTCATCCCGACCACCAGCGCACCGGAGTCGGCAACAGACTGATGCGCGACCTGTTGCTGCGAGCCGAGACAGCCGGTGAGACTCTCGTCGCCCTACTCGGGGACCCGACCTACTGCGCACGATTCGGCTTTGTCCCGGCGCAGGAGTGTCGAATCGAACCTCCCGACCCAGCCTGGGGCGACTACTTCCAGGTGTTGCCCATCGGCACCGGTCAACACCCCACCGGCCGCTTCGCCTACGCGGAGCCGTTCGACCGCTTGTAG
- a CDS encoding glyceraldehyde-3-phosphate dehydrogenase, giving the protein MSTTEETLKNWNAREEIAEAMIPLIGKLHREKGVTILLHSRPLMNKGVIDILKTHRFARQIEGSELGVHDTLPFLQALADLDVGAAKIDLAALRAAHRADDRDLSVTDFTAEALAGIIGENKPVGQGPRDVVLYGFGRIGRLVARLLIEKAGSGRGLRPRAVVVRRGGAGKDDLAKRASLLRRDSIHGQFKGTIKIDEDKNQIIANGNVIQVIYADSPAEIDYTEYGIDNAILIDNTGIWRDREGLSGHLRPGIDKVLLTAPGKGDVPNIVHGVNHLDTDADEKVLSCASCTTNAIVPPLKAMEDEYGIIRGHVETVHSFTNDQNLLDNYHKADRRGRSAPLNMVLTATGASSAVKKALPNLDAKITGNSIRVPTPDVSMAILSLQLKRETTRDEVLDHLREVSLTGPLSRNLDYTQATDAVSSDFIGSRAASIIDGNAAIVDGDSAILYVWYDNEFGYSCQVVRTVQYISGIEYPTYPKEPGQPVVTA; this is encoded by the coding sequence GTGTCGACGACCGAAGAGACGCTGAAGAACTGGAACGCCCGCGAGGAGATCGCCGAGGCGATGATCCCGCTGATCGGCAAGCTGCACCGCGAGAAGGGCGTCACGATCCTTCTCCACAGCCGCCCGCTGATGAACAAGGGCGTCATCGACATCCTCAAGACGCACCGCTTCGCCCGCCAGATCGAGGGCAGCGAGCTCGGCGTCCACGACACGCTTCCCTTCCTCCAGGCCCTCGCCGACCTCGACGTCGGCGCCGCGAAGATCGACCTGGCGGCCCTCCGCGCGGCCCACCGCGCCGACGACCGCGACCTCTCCGTCACCGACTTCACCGCCGAGGCCCTCGCCGGGATCATCGGCGAGAACAAGCCCGTCGGCCAGGGCCCCCGCGACGTCGTGCTCTACGGCTTCGGCCGCATCGGCCGGCTCGTCGCCCGCCTCCTCATCGAGAAGGCCGGCTCCGGTCGCGGCCTGCGTCCCCGCGCGGTCGTCGTACGCCGCGGCGGCGCCGGCAAGGACGACCTCGCCAAGCGCGCCTCCCTGCTGCGCCGCGACTCCATCCACGGCCAGTTCAAGGGCACCATCAAGATCGACGAGGACAAGAACCAGATCATTGCCAACGGCAATGTCATCCAGGTCATCTACGCCGACTCCCCGGCCGAGATCGACTACACCGAGTACGGCATCGACAACGCCATCCTCATCGACAACACCGGCATCTGGCGCGACCGCGAGGGCCTGTCGGGCCACCTTCGTCCCGGCATCGACAAGGTGCTGCTCACCGCGCCCGGCAAGGGCGACGTGCCCAACATCGTCCACGGCGTCAACCACCTCGACACCGACGCCGACGAGAAGGTGCTCTCCTGCGCCTCCTGCACCACCAACGCCATCGTCCCGCCGCTGAAGGCCATGGAGGACGAGTACGGCATCATCCGCGGGCACGTCGAGACGGTGCACTCCTTCACCAACGACCAGAACCTGCTGGACAACTACCACAAGGCCGACCGCCGCGGCCGCTCCGCGCCGCTCAACATGGTGCTCACTGCCACCGGCGCCTCGTCGGCGGTCAAGAAGGCCCTGCCCAACCTCGACGCCAAGATCACCGGCAACTCCATCCGCGTCCCCACCCCCGACGTGTCGATGGCGATCCTGAGCCTGCAGCTCAAGCGCGAGACCACCCGCGACGAGGTCCTCGACCACCTGCGGGAGGTCTCACTGACCGGGCCGCTGAGCCGCAACCTGGACTACACCCAGGCCACCGACGCCGTCTCCAGCGACTTCATCGGCTCGCGCGCCGCCTCGATCATCGACGGCAACGCCGCCATCGTCGACGGCGACAGCGCGATCCTCTACGTCTGGTACGACAACGAGTTCGGCTACTCCTGCCAGGTCGTGCGGACCGTGCAGTACATTTCCGGCATCGAGTACCCGACCTACCCGAAGGAGCCCGGCCAGCCGGTCGTCACGGCCTGA
- a CDS encoding alpha/beta hydrolase gives MKKLIVATTTVWVLVVAAALSAGVLVLRAEDSSADPVAGEDNASEGSPDELAEFYEQEIAWESCGGGEWQCGDLTVPVDYADPDGETIDLALSRARASGSEEERVGSLVVNPGGPGAPGTDMVEGEQSLNYYFRPELQAAYDIVGFDPRGTGESSPIDCLSDEQLDGYLAEDQTPDDPGEREEYFEASDAFWAGCEDNTGELLGHVSTSEVARDMDVLRSALAEEQLHYLGFSYGTRLGSYYAELFPENVGRFVLDSAVNPELDFIENSMSQAQGFARALQSYVQACVDGNECFLGDSVEEGLQRIDALLEQVDDDPLPTQQGRELEPGYAVLGLITPLYSEDNWPLLDQGLQQAFNGDGSTLLALADFYASREEGAYTDNSVEAIAVINCLDDPSAIEQSETEDYIDQFREVSPTIGEMWAWGLSGCGGLPVEPAEEPLDGVTAAGAEPIVVIGTTKDPATPYEEAEALADQLESGVLLTREGDGHGGYTSGNDCIADAVHQLLVDGEAPADGTTC, from the coding sequence TTGAAGAAACTCATCGTTGCGACCACGACCGTGTGGGTGCTCGTCGTGGCAGCGGCACTCTCGGCCGGCGTCCTCGTGCTGCGCGCCGAGGACTCGAGCGCGGACCCGGTCGCGGGGGAGGACAACGCCTCAGAGGGGTCGCCCGACGAGCTCGCGGAGTTCTACGAGCAGGAGATCGCGTGGGAGTCCTGCGGCGGCGGTGAGTGGCAGTGCGGCGATCTCACCGTCCCCGTCGACTACGCCGACCCCGACGGCGAGACGATCGACCTGGCCCTGTCGCGGGCCCGGGCGTCGGGGTCGGAGGAGGAGCGCGTCGGGTCGCTGGTGGTCAACCCCGGCGGTCCCGGTGCGCCCGGCACCGACATGGTCGAGGGCGAGCAGTCGCTGAACTACTACTTCCGCCCCGAGCTGCAGGCGGCGTACGACATCGTCGGCTTCGACCCGCGTGGCACGGGGGAGTCCTCGCCGATCGACTGCCTGAGTGATGAGCAGCTCGACGGCTACCTCGCCGAGGACCAGACGCCGGACGACCCGGGTGAGCGTGAGGAGTACTTCGAGGCCAGTGACGCGTTCTGGGCCGGCTGCGAGGACAACACCGGCGAGCTGCTGGGCCACGTCAGCACCAGCGAGGTGGCGCGCGACATGGACGTGCTGCGCTCGGCGCTGGCCGAGGAGCAGCTGCACTACCTGGGCTTCTCCTACGGCACCCGGCTCGGCTCGTACTACGCCGAGCTGTTCCCCGAGAACGTCGGCCGGTTCGTGCTGGACTCGGCGGTCAACCCCGAGCTGGACTTCATCGAGAACTCGATGAGCCAGGCGCAGGGCTTCGCGCGTGCCTTGCAGTCCTACGTGCAGGCGTGCGTCGACGGCAACGAGTGCTTCCTCGGCGACTCCGTCGAGGAGGGCCTGCAGCGGATCGACGCGCTGTTGGAGCAGGTCGACGACGACCCGCTGCCGACGCAGCAGGGCCGCGAGCTGGAGCCGGGGTACGCCGTCCTCGGCCTGATCACCCCGCTCTACAGCGAGGACAACTGGCCGCTGCTGGACCAGGGCCTGCAGCAGGCCTTCAACGGCGACGGGTCGACGCTGCTGGCGCTGGCGGACTTCTACGCCTCCCGCGAGGAGGGCGCCTACACCGACAACTCGGTCGAGGCGATCGCGGTCATCAACTGCCTGGACGACCCGAGCGCGATCGAGCAGTCCGAGACCGAGGACTACATCGACCAGTTCCGCGAGGTCTCACCGACGATCGGTGAGATGTGGGCGTGGGGCCTGTCGGGGTGCGGTGGCCTGCCGGTGGAGCCGGCCGAGGAGCCGCTGGACGGTGTCACCGCGGCTGGTGCGGAGCCGATCGTGGTGATCGGCACGACCAAGGACCCCGCGACGCCGTACGAGGAGGCCGAGGCGCTGGCCGACCAGCTCGAGTCCGGTGTCCTGCTGACCCGCGAGGGCGACGGCCACGGCGGCTACACCTCCGGCAACGACTGCATCGCCGATGCCGTCCACCAGCTGCTCGTCGACGGCGAGGCCCCCGCCGACGGCACCACGTGCTGA
- a CDS encoding DNA polymerase III subunit delta', with translation MTVWDRLVGQRHTIDSLRKAVAGHGMNHSWLFTGPPGSGRSNAAVAFAAALQCEQGGCGECHACHTVLNDSHADVAVIRTQKLSIGVDEVRELVRRAALSPMGERWQILVVEDADRLTEQACNALLKAIEEPTDRTVWMLCAPTVEDVLPTIRSRCRLVTLSTPTAAEVEEFLVGQGAEATSAAYAARASQSHIGRARALAFDDAVRARRQDVVAIPARLRSLASCMTAATRLAEVTRAEADEITTALDAKEKADLDASYGVVEKGRRPKEYAPALRELEKNQKTRAKRRHLDMVDRGLMDLISVYRDAIALQTGAESELVNAEVRADVAEIARASTPELNLRRIGWIFAAREQMLEFNVPVALALESMMVSLKVPESAHV, from the coding sequence GTGACCGTCTGGGACCGCCTGGTGGGCCAGCGCCACACCATCGACTCGCTCCGCAAGGCCGTGGCCGGCCACGGCATGAACCACTCCTGGCTCTTCACCGGCCCGCCCGGATCGGGCCGGTCCAACGCCGCGGTCGCCTTCGCGGCCGCGCTGCAGTGCGAGCAGGGCGGCTGCGGCGAGTGTCACGCCTGCCACACGGTGCTCAACGACAGCCACGCCGACGTCGCCGTCATCCGCACCCAGAAGCTCTCCATCGGCGTCGACGAGGTCCGCGAGCTCGTGCGGCGTGCGGCACTGTCGCCGATGGGGGAGCGCTGGCAGATCCTCGTCGTCGAGGACGCCGACCGACTCACCGAGCAGGCCTGCAACGCGCTGCTCAAGGCGATCGAGGAACCCACCGACCGCACCGTGTGGATGCTCTGCGCCCCCACGGTCGAGGACGTGCTGCCCACCATCCGCTCACGCTGCCGGCTGGTGACGCTCAGCACGCCCACCGCCGCGGAGGTCGAGGAGTTCCTGGTCGGGCAGGGCGCGGAGGCGACCAGCGCGGCGTACGCCGCCCGGGCGAGCCAAAGCCACATCGGCCGGGCGCGGGCGCTGGCGTTCGACGACGCGGTGCGGGCGCGGCGCCAGGACGTGGTGGCGATCCCGGCCAGGCTGCGGTCGCTGGCCTCGTGCATGACCGCGGCGACCCGGCTGGCCGAGGTGACCCGGGCCGAGGCCGACGAGATCACCACCGCGCTGGACGCGAAGGAGAAGGCCGACCTCGACGCCTCCTACGGCGTGGTCGAGAAGGGGCGCCGCCCCAAGGAGTACGCCCCCGCCCTGCGGGAGCTGGAGAAGAACCAGAAGACGCGTGCCAAGCGACGCCACCTCGACATGGTCGACCGGGGACTGATGGACCTGATCTCGGTCTACCGGGACGCGATCGCGCTGCAGACGGGGGCCGAGTCGGAGCTGGTCAACGCCGAGGTGCGGGCCGACGTCGCTGAGATCGCGCGTGCCTCCACGCCCGAGCTCAACCTGCGCCGGATCGGCTGGATCTTCGCCGCGCGGGAGCAGATGTTGGAGTTCAACGTCCCGGTGGCCTTGGCGCTGGAGTCCATGATGGTGTCGTTGAAGGTGCCCGAGAGCGCCCACGTGTGA
- the tmk gene encoding dTMP kinase: MEFPGAYADRGVFVCFEGGEGGGKSTQARLLAERLEAAGHRVLLTREPGGTEVGQRLRDIVLSPETGDLADRTEVLLYAADKAEHVETVVLPALARGEVVITDRYVDSTLAYQGAGRGLGTTGVEQVARWATGDLRPHLTVLLDLPPADGLGRFEGRDRIEGQGLEFHERVRESFRDLAAADPDHYLVLDARGAVEEIAAAIHDRLAPLLEGAT, encoded by the coding sequence GTGGAGTTTCCGGGTGCGTACGCCGACCGTGGCGTCTTCGTGTGCTTCGAGGGCGGCGAGGGTGGCGGCAAGTCCACCCAGGCCCGGCTGCTGGCCGAGCGGCTCGAGGCCGCCGGTCACCGGGTGCTGCTGACACGGGAGCCGGGGGGCACCGAGGTGGGGCAGCGGCTGCGCGACATCGTGCTGAGCCCCGAGACCGGCGACCTGGCCGACCGCACCGAGGTGCTGCTCTACGCCGCCGACAAGGCCGAGCACGTCGAGACCGTCGTGCTGCCGGCGCTGGCCCGCGGCGAGGTCGTCATCACCGACCGGTACGTCGACTCCACGCTCGCCTACCAGGGCGCTGGGCGAGGGTTGGGCACGACCGGGGTGGAGCAGGTGGCGCGCTGGGCGACCGGCGACCTGCGCCCCCACCTGACCGTGCTGCTCGACCTGCCGCCGGCCGACGGGTTGGGCCGCTTCGAGGGGCGCGACCGCATCGAGGGGCAGGGGCTGGAGTTCCACGAACGGGTGCGGGAGTCGTTCCGCGACCTGGCCGCCGCCGACCCCGACCACTACCTCGTGCTGGACGCACGCGGCGCGGTCGAGGAGATCGCCGCCGCGATCCACGACCGCCTGGCGCCGCTGCTGGAGGGGGCGACGTGA
- a CDS encoding potassium channel family protein, which yields MPHLLSRLLRRTSAHTAWLLPSVLALFVFVTGWVLMAWAQPGSDIVQPETYWWWFLVTTTTVGYGDFFPTAPAGQLVGGYVILGGLATVAVLITQISGLIENAKGRRMQGQTPYSGSDHLVILGYEPGRTERLLAAVLEDDAHREVVLCAWDEQAATDPMPTESRVHFVRGDLAESDVLERAALHRASDVLVDARNDDESVTLTVAAQHAAPAVHLVVGLRDLGRRRTVERVAPNAQCVQWHAVRMVTEELQDPGIARVYAQLAEPGGTGTFSGVLPAGVREATYADWHAALGRTHAATLLAVHDGRDTLAGTDWSAPVGPGSRLYYVATRRLGTEELAAALG from the coding sequence ATGCCCCACCTCCTCTCCCGCCTGCTGCGGCGCACCAGCGCCCACACGGCGTGGCTGCTGCCGAGCGTGCTCGCGCTCTTCGTCTTCGTGACCGGCTGGGTGCTGATGGCGTGGGCCCAGCCCGGCAGCGACATCGTGCAGCCCGAAACCTACTGGTGGTGGTTCCTGGTCACCACCACGACCGTCGGGTACGGCGACTTCTTCCCCACGGCTCCCGCGGGCCAGCTGGTCGGCGGCTACGTGATCCTCGGTGGCCTCGCCACCGTCGCGGTGCTCATCACCCAGATCTCCGGCCTCATCGAGAACGCCAAGGGACGACGCATGCAGGGACAGACCCCCTACTCCGGCTCCGACCACCTCGTGATCCTCGGCTACGAGCCGGGCCGCACCGAGCGGCTGCTGGCCGCGGTGCTCGAGGACGACGCACACCGCGAGGTGGTGCTGTGCGCCTGGGACGAGCAGGCGGCCACCGACCCGATGCCCACCGAGTCCCGGGTCCACTTCGTCCGCGGTGACCTCGCCGAGAGTGACGTCCTCGAGCGTGCGGCGCTGCACCGCGCCAGCGACGTGCTGGTCGACGCCCGCAACGACGACGAGTCGGTCACCCTCACCGTCGCCGCCCAGCACGCCGCGCCCGCGGTGCACCTCGTGGTCGGGCTGCGGGACCTGGGCCGGCGCCGCACCGTCGAGCGGGTCGCACCCAACGCGCAGTGCGTGCAGTGGCACGCCGTGCGGATGGTCACCGAGGAGCTGCAGGACCCCGGCATCGCACGCGTCTACGCCCAGCTGGCCGAGCCCGGCGGCACCGGCACGTTCTCCGGCGTGCTGCCGGCCGGCGTACGCGAGGCGACCTACGCTGACTGGCACGCCGCGCTCGGCCGCACCCACGCCGCGACGCTGCTGGCCGTCCACGACGGCCGCGACACCCTCGCCGGCACCGACTGGTCCGCGCCCGTCGGACCCGGCTCACGACTGTACTACGTCGCCACCCGTCGGCTCGGGACCGAGGAGCTCGCCGCGGCGCTCGGGTGA